The following coding sequences are from one Plasmodium gaboni strain SY75 chromosome 10, whole genome shotgun sequence window:
- a CDS encoding putative membrane protein (conserved Plasmodium membrane protein, unknown function): MSKHNTKRSIDFIRTTYNIKSKRRKDEDEKKEGNIKNIIKLLNNYYNHDDNLEDMSDYMVSSYKDFLIECIYKEIKNKNMNEEKNERKDEIDDIIILIRICLKIIKNNHEEFKYANIYFVCINTLFFLLNNIIHNGNNNNNNNKSSSSSSSSSSSSSSSSSSSSSSSSSSSSSSTYYYINNDDMINFIIYSCFDIFFNLISKNNWTRQNDHIHIFSKLNFMHFFIISNIFKKLLIQTDDMIYDLAFNYYIINMIIKNVDIYEVDDNIIEKNKNEDNVEKKHNLFNTEEENIFIRSLKNRNNVLQKKNDHIDDDNNIFPSSYVSCDGYMNDYYRTYKNFKRSSQYIMKEKTKQNKKKSNETNIYDINSINSINNINSINNINSINNIYIINNLYNNLWVMLKNFNISNSHEIYHEIFLKIYSTIINLIINNDLTIYIINECVNIILNMCYISKQDKIIFDILSVYKFYIKNKQKMLERYIIFIYHLINKITDEEKKSFFCHLIKPVNIFFYLLQSDCSEIRMCVKEYLLSHRIYKKNGNNKKEIISSNDNTIIYNNNNKNDKYNHIFDLLFEEYPLNQLNIFNMTNSLDHSNICLQFINSLHLIFFHFKYILEICKHPNEDFIITYDLFFKDLGTDPVFSNYLKEQINMKKEKIFYKCNNIISSDKYIIIKNNIIEIEILIKTIDIYINFLYRHNIIKYLSLCIIYFIFFFIKILKYINKIYYEQHIQHNISKDFFFVIKNLFIQSIYVFQILIHNKLWKQINNVLLEYIFKLQDDKIKNKKQKKKETLDIYDIYNIINKKYIINYINNNSTSDESNEQPLNILIKKLYHTIINFLIPKKFKNNIIQSNVLSGHIINNNNNKNNEMNIINNYINLEWPFFNISNFYFFNKLLLNISYFFYQNNMCENFMGIFFFDSIYKRIKEKIIQEESDIFILLNKKKIHIDEIQNDNTKKKKYISLEYKKKYISYKLSCYISFCLHFLKKILLIEDKLYNLLNRSKYKKGIINVCKLQLCMYEFFLPARSTNNGFSSSILVLYYLYIKIYHHKNKNHKMAVQILSLIFYATHKALNNIRRNNIIIYKNDISEEQTKKNIIKKNNKSSSSSSSSSSSSCSNVSNCLDLKTSCYVKQNSEKQFIINKNFEKPFEEYYLNNSSHVFITGLNVLTNIIKLMIIKYDIVDKKNIIIKGSNILSKKKKKKKKKKKIMNVYYKYLYKLYNILMKKTKDDFFYSTRKYVLEYIKHFIILNTVLNLKYKYRNNISFKNILNFCFYNLFTDYDVSVFSIIHSIAFSLKNYINLCSSKIKKSHHYLRRVDDLLFKVMQEYQSYDTPETNLWEEYISKYVSFETLKHKNVDCPGE; the protein is encoded by the exons ATGAGTAAACATAATACCAAGAGAAGTATAGACTTTATTAGAActacatataatattaagagtaaaagaagaaaagatgaagatgaaaaaaaagaaggaaatataaaaaacataattaaattattaaataattattataatcatgATGATAACTTAGAAGATATGAGTGATTATATGGTGAGTTCTTATAAGGACTTTTTAATTGagtgtatatataaagaaataaaaaataaaaatatgaatgaggaaaaaaatgaaagaaaagatgaaatagatgatattataatattgataaggatatgtttaaaaataataaaaaataatcatgAGGAGTTTAAATATgcaaacatatattttgtttgtattaatacattattttttttattaaataatataatacacaacggaaataataacaataataataataaaagtagtagtagtagtagtagtagtagtagtagtagtagtagtagtagtagtagtagtagtagtagtagtagtagtagtagtagtagtagtacatattattatattaataatgatgatatgattaattttatcatatattcTTGCTTTgatattttctttaatttaATATCTAAAAATAATTGGACAAGGCAAAATGACCacatacatattttttcaaaattaaattttatgcatttttttattatatcaaacatatttaaaaaattattaattcaAACAGATGATATGATTTATGATCTAGCctttaattattatattattaatatgataataaaaaatgtagatatatatgaagttgatgataatattattgagaaaaataaaaatgaagataatgTTGAAAAGAAACATAATCTTTTTAATACAGAAGaggaaaatatatttataagatctttaaaaaatagaaataatgtcttacaaaaaaaaaatgatcatatagatgatgataataatatatttccttCTAGTTATGTGTCATGTGATGGTTATATGAATGATTATTATAGGacttataaaaattttaaaagGAGTAGtcaatatataatgaaagaaaaaacaaaacaaaacaaaaaaaaaagtaatgagacaaatatatatgatataaatagtataaatagtataaataatataaatagtataaataatataaatagtataaataatatatatattattaataatttatataataatttatgggtgatgttaaaaaattttaatatatcaaatagtcatgaaatatatcatgagatttttttaaaaatatatagtacaattataaatttaattataaataatgatttgacaatatatattataaacgaatgtgtaaatataatattaaatatgtGTTACATATCTAAACAagataaaattatttttgaCATCTTATCAgtttataaattttatattaagaataaacaaaaaatgttagaaagatatattatttttatatatcatttaattaataaaataacagatgaagaaaaaaaaagttttttttgtcatttaataaaaccagtgaatatctttttttatttattgcAATCTGATTGTTCAGAAATACGAATGTGTgtaaaagaatatttattgTCACATaggatatataaaaaaaatggaaacaacaaaaaagagattatatcatcaaatgataatacgattatatataataataataataaaaatgataaatataatcaCATTTTTGATCTCCTTTTTGAAGAATATCCATTGAACCAgttgaatatttttaatatgacTAATTCGTTGGACCATTCAAATATTTGTTTACAATTTATAAATTCTTtacatttaattttttttcattttaaatatattctaGAGATATGTAAACATCCAAATGAAGATTTTATTATAACttatgatttattttttaaagatCTAGGTACTGATCCTGTGTTTAGcaattatttaaaagaacaaataaatatgaaaaaagaaaaaatattttataaatgtaataatataatatcttcagataaatatattattataaaaaataatataatagaaatagaaatacttattaaaacaattgatatatatataaattttttatatcgtcataatattattaaatatctatcattatgtattatatattttattttcttttttataaaaatattaaaatatattaataaaatatactaTGAACAACATATTCAACATAATATCTCAAAAgactttttttttgttattaaaaatttatttattcaatCTATATATGTCTTTCAAATATTAATCCACAACAAATTATGgaaacaaataaataatgtcTTGTtggaatatatttttaaattacaagatgataaaataaaaaataaaaaacaaaaaaaaaaagaaactCTAGACATATATGATatctataatattatcaataaaaaatatattattaattatataaataataatagtacTTCAGATGAATCAAATGAACAACCTCtcaatatattaataaaaaaattatatcatacaattataaactttttaattccaaaaaaatttaaaaataatataatacaatCAAATGTTTTATCTGGacatataattaataataataataataaaaataatgagatgaatattattaataattatataaatttagAATGGCccttttttaatatttctaatttttatttttttaataagcttttattaaatatatcctattttttctatcaaaataatatgtgtgaaaattttatgggtatatttttttttgactctatatataaaagaataaaagaaaaaataattcaagAAGAATCAgatattttcatattattaaataagaaaaaaattcatattGATGAAATTcaaaatgataatacaaaaaaaaaaaaatatataagtttagaatataaaaagaaatatatttcttataaattgtcatgttatatatctttttgTTTACATTTCTTAAAGAAAATCCTTTTAATTGAagataaattatataaccTATTGAATAGGagtaaatataaaaaggGCATTATAAATGTATGTAAGCTACAATTATGTATgtatgaattttttttaccaGCTAGGTCTACAAATAATGGTTTTTCTTCATCTATTCTTgttctttattatttatatatcaagatatatcatcataaaaataagaatcACAAAATGGCTGTTCAGATTTTAAGTTTAATATTTTACGCCACACATAAAGCGTTGAATAATATTAGgagaaataatataattatttataagaaTGACATAAGTGAGgaacaaacaaaaaaaaatataataaaaaaaaataataaaagtagtagtagtagtagtagtagtagtagtagtagtTGTAGTAATGTTTCCAATTGTTTAGATCTTAAAACAAGCTGTTATGTTAAACAGAATAGTGAGAAACAATTTATTATCAACaaaaattttgaaaaacCTTTTgaagaatattatttaaataattccTCGCATGTATTCATAACAGGATTGAATGTGttaacaaatataattaaattaatgataataaaatatgatatagttgataagaagaatataataattaaagGTTCGAATATTCTgagcaaaaaaaaaaaaaaaaaaaaaaaaaaaaaaaaaattatgaatgtttattataaatactTGTATAaactatataatattcttatGAAAAAAACGAAAGATGATTTTTTCTATAGTACAAGAAAATATGTAttagaatatattaaacattttattatattaaatacGGTTTTAAATTTGaagtataaatatagaaataatataagttttaaaaacattttgaatttttgtttttacAATTTATTTACTGATTATGACGTGAGTGTTTTTTCGATTATTCATTCTATAGCTTTTTCTTtgaagaattatataaatttatgtTCATCGAAAATTAAAAAGTCGCATCATTATTTGAGAAGGGTTGACGATTTGTTATTTAAGGTTATGCAGGAGTATCAAAGCTATGACACACc aGAAACAAATTTGTGGGAGGAATATATTTCCAAGTATGTAAGTTTTGAGACCTTGAAGCATAAAAATGTAGATTGTCCAGGAGAAtga
- a CDS encoding hypothetical protein (conserved Plasmodium protein, unknown function), which translates to MIKWVFKETGCFYKGRRLQHFRCFHKEKEKIEKEENSIINYRMILGLKKIDINNLSSLCRDFHNIFRINKYELLKYAYDILPFIKYLRTSEIVMILHHYSYINYSNINFYNNIWIQIKDKLYDIDCKELALVIYSMGKIKYTNKDMILFFEKEIKKWLLKFTGRDCSLILKGLQNIPNNNINNKIYDLIYEHILNNIDALNILDICIILNTHSKSINNNNNNNNNKIYISASNNSSNSKSNGNNINLRLFEALLNKSLTYYTHLNEQCIGSLLWSISNADIKAEKYFSLLARRLRIIMNEKLIRDKIIVNQDTKEDDNKNIKSNHQIDNTLTDVHLSHCDNNINNDDNNFDNIYTNNYEDGNYQLNNDSYNNHSDNLNYQCNPLNNKNTCHHENVIPSIIYSFGKQRVYMKHHIDIDKNIYNHIINNYPVYDDIPNKPVEKIYMFDFSKKFLRDQNVFNNVVNNENVNNNSNTYKIIKKYKSIKKNNIYYQDIIYIINNFLIHFLNKIHYNDLKNILFGITKIEMSINKILLNNIYELITLYTQKGLYKNYEVINLLRSLTLIPYFNKDIWIHILDFYKNNFLTKHTNIKNHSYLLYIYSFVQNQLQNYPFHHLLIQHINKNSNMLQRDDVIYIIKAFLNSNYYDNQLVNNIFNFIQTNFKLFNIIDIVYILKYCTIHNLRNTNIFSLFALTIKEQNRKANNNIIYLILSFYLEMDIYPKIIEDLLMEVKQSKNRNYCTEEIQCDQ; encoded by the exons ATGATTAAGTGGGTATTCAAAGAAACAGGCTGCTTCTATAAAGGAAGGAGATTACAACATTTTCGTTGTTTTcataaagaaaaagaaaaaattgaaaaagAGGAGAATTcaattataaattatagAATGATATTAGGTTTAAAAAAGattgatataaataatttatcttCCTTATGTCGAgattttcataatatatttcgtataaataaatatgagttattaaaatatgcatatgatatattaccatttataaaatatttaagaACAAGTGAAATAGTTATGATATTACAtcattattcatatataaattattcaaatattaatttttataataatatatggatacaaataaaagataaattatatgatatagATTGTAAAGAACTAGCACTTGTTATTTATAGTATGGgcaaaataaaatatacaaataaagatatgatacttttttttgaaaaggaaataaaaaagtgGTTATTAAAATTTACTGGCAGGGATTGttctttaatattaaaaggattacaaaatattcctaataataatattaataataagatatatgatttaatatatgagcatattttaaataatatagatgctttaaatatattagatatatgtataatattaaatacaCACAGTAAATCAATaaacaacaacaacaataataataataataaaatatatattagtGCTAGTAATAATAGCAGTAATAGTAAAAGTAAtggtaataatattaatcTTCGATTATTTGAAGCCCTTTTAAATAAATCGCTAACATATTACACACATCTTAACGAACAGTGTATAGGCTCCTTACTATGGAGTATTAGCAATGCTGATATAAAAGcagaaaaatatttttctttgttAGCTCGCAGATTaagaattattatgaaCGAAAAGTTAATACGTGATAAAATAATTGTAAATCAAGATACAAAAGAAGACGATAATAAGAATATCAAATCGAATCATCAAATTGATAATACACTAACAGATGTACATTTATCACAttgtgataataatattaataatgatgataacaattttgataatatttatacaaataattatgaagaTGGCAATTATCAACTTAATAATGATTCTTATAATAACCATTCAGATAATCTCAACTACCAATGTAATCCtctaaataataaaaatactTGTCATCATGAAAATGTTATTCCTTCTATTATTTATTCGTTTGGAAAGCAAAGAGTTTATATGAAGCATCATATTGATATAgacaaaaatatatacaaccatattataaataattatccTGTATATGATGATATACCTAACAAACCAgtagaaaaaatatatatgtttgaTTTTTCTAAAAAATTCTTAAGAGATCAAAATGTTTTTAATAATGTTgtaaataatgaaaatgtaaataataatagtaatacttataagataataaaaaaatataaaagtataaaaaaaaataatatatattatcaagatattatatatattataaataattttttaattcattttttaaacaagatacattataatgatcttaagaatatattatttggTATAACTAAAATTGAAATGtcaattaataaaatattattaaataatatatatgaattaattactttatatacacaaaaaggtttatataaaaattatgaagttattaatttattacGTTCTCTAACATTAATAccatattttaataaagatattTGGATACATATCTTAGacttttataaaaataatttccTTACAAAacatacaaatataaaaaatcattcctatctattatatatatactcCTTTGTTCAAAATCAATTACAAAATTATCCTTTTCATCATTTACTTATTcaacatataaataaaaattccAACATGTTACAAAGAGATgatgttatatatataatcaaGGCCTTTCTCAATTctaattattatgataacCAATTagtaaataatatttttaattttatacaaacaaattttaaattatttaatataatcGATATTGTCTATATTCTCAAATACTGCACTATTCATAATTTAAGgaatacaaatatattctCACTCTTTGCTTTAACTATAAAGGAACAAAACAGAAAGGCCAAcaacaatattatatatttaatattgTCTTTTTATTTGGAG ATGGATATATACCCCAAAATAATTGAAGACCTACTTATGGAAGTCAAACAAAGCAAGAATAGAAATTATTGCACAGAAGAAATTCAATGCGatcaataa
- a CDS encoding putative ribosomal protein L43, mitochondrial translates to MCSNGVYQLKNILLKYSETGHSSRNVRFFLRYVLPEYKEENKHLNFEIHHEQYEEPKVIFEYINNTKYEISLKDIKSKNIVDIINLYKDSAGNSEYLKHGGPKVYSNRRSIQGLWCPNIYSELNAISYLKKKKKNNIKLPKYTRESLNLNHDVIKGNGRWGNENLFPKGFDQKYLKNIFCFPFKDSLPKKMEQNNFFSSKEPQINSFYKFYKN, encoded by the exons atgtgtTCCAATGGAGTATACCAattaaagaatattttattaaaatatagCGAGACTGGTCATAGTAGTAGGAATGttcgtttttttttaagataTGTGTTACCAGaatataaagaagaaaaCAAGCATTTGAATTTCGAAATTCATCATGAGCAATATGAAGAACCTAAAGTTATATTcgaatatataaataatacaaaatatgaaatatctttaaaagatataaaatcaaaaaatattgttgatataattaatttatataaagacAGTGCTGGGAATTCTGAGTATTTAAAGCATGGAGGGCCAAAGGTATATTCAAACAGGAGAAGTATACAg GGATTGTGGTGTCCCAACATTTACAGCGAATTAAATGCTATCTcatatttgaaaaaaaaaaaaaaaaacaacaTAAAATTACCAAAATATACTAGAGAAAGTTTAAATTTAAATCATGATGTAATAAAAGGAAATGGAAGGTGGGgaaatgaaaatttattCCCAAAAGGATTTGATcagaaatatttaaaaaatattttttgttttccTTTCAAAGATAGTTtaccaaaaaaaatggagcaaaataattttttctcATCGAAAGAGCCACAAATTAATTCgttttataaattttacaaaaattaa
- a CDS encoding hypothetical protein (conserved Plasmodium protein, unknown function), protein MYDHKTFKDLLQFYDNLEKEEVLVLFFHSTLLDNNYIYELKSEKKIIFSENENIEINDSYVKYKIDKRNNDLLITRILIHPEWRNNNHNYNFTYKQIHTSDTYNLNILKIGNSLVIQLIDIEDPSSIHSCTINIHEYINKNMPDKYIHINNFHQYIYIDKLEKIFQTNILNYMNRKNKNKEKNHINKNNINTCQTQDITIKTHTNHFDQNYLLHNFNDTYFDDKNPPILTNPILPSIKQSHPILKPDGLLVGPNNKFFNPPKLRYDPMGPFGNEPNSDNRPFEFQNNFPF, encoded by the coding sequence ATGTATGATCATAAAACGTTTAAGGATTTGTTGCAATTCTATGATAACCTTGAAAAGGAAGAAGTGTTGGTTTTATTTTTCCACAGTACATTGttagataataattatatatatgaattgAAGAGTGAgaagaaaattattttttcagaaaatgaaaatattgaaataaatgattcatatgtaaaatataaaattgaTAAAAGGAATAATGATTTACTTATAACAAGAATATTAATACATCCAGAATGgagaaataataatcataattataattttacatataaacaaatacatacatctgatacatataatttaaatatattaaaaattgGGAACTCTTTAGTTATACAACTAATAGATATAGAAGATCCATCATCTATTCATTCATGTACTATTAATATTCATGAGTATatcaataaaaatatgccagacaaatatattcatataaataattttcatcaatatatttatatagacaaattagaaaaaatatttcaaacaaatattttgaattatatgaacagaaaaaataaaaacaaagaaaaaaatcatataaataaaaataatattaatacatgCCAAACACAAGATATTACAATTAAAACACATACTAATCATTTTGatcaaaattatttacTACATAATTTTAATGATACTTATTTTGATGATAAAAATCCTCCCATTCTAACAAATCCTATTTTGCCAAGTATCAAGCAATCACATCCAATTTTAAAACCAGATGGTCTTCTAGTTGGAccaaataataaattttttaatcCTCCAAAATTAAGATATGACCCTATGGGTCCTTTTGGCAATGAACCAAATTCTGACAATAGACCCTTCGAatttcaaaataatttccccttttaa